The following proteins come from a genomic window of Nicotiana tomentosiformis chromosome 12, ASM39032v3, whole genome shotgun sequence:
- the LOC138902901 gene encoding indole-3-pyruvate monooxygenase YUCCA6-like — protein MDYLREIEGKRSHDPYFMNKMKRCVFVKGPVIVGAGPSGLAAAACLKEKGIPSLVLERSNCIASLWQLKTYDRLRLHLPKQFCELPLMSFPIDFPTYPTKQQFIKYLEHYAKTFDIRPVFNQSVVCANYDRNLGFWRVKTETRTTTTTTTTEYVSRWLIVATGENAEAVVPRIEGMEEFGGSIMHTSLYKSGEIFRGKKVLVVGCGNSGMEVCLDLCNHDASPSLVVRDTVHVLPREMLGKSTFGLSMWLLKWLPIRLVDRFLLIISRLLLGDTARLGLDRPEIGPLELKNLSGKTPVLDVGTLAKIKSGDIRVRYYLSMHFDKEISWIMYQITFFQYFV, from the exons ATGGACTACTTGAGAGAAATAGAAGGTAAAAGATCTCATGATCCTTATTTCATGAACAAAATGAAGAGATGTGTATTTGTTAAGGGGCCAGTTATTGTAGGAGCAGGGCCTTCTGGATTAGCGGCTGCAGCATGTTTAAAAGAAAAGGGAATTCCAAGTCTGGTATTAGAGAGATCTAATTGCATAGCTTCTTTATGGCAACTCAAGACTTATGATCGTCTTCGTCTTCATTTGCCTAAGCAATTCTGTGAACTACCACTCATGTCATTTCCTATTGATTTCCCTACTTACCCTACAAAGCAACAGTTTATTAAGTACTTGGAACACTATGCCAAGACGTTTGATATTAGGCCTGTTTTTAATCAATCCGTGGTATGTGCTAATTATGACCGGAATCTCGGGTTTTGGAGAGTAAAGACAGAAACAAGGACGAcgacgacgacaacaacaacGGAGTATGTTAGCCGATGGTTGATCGTGGCGACGGGGGAGAATGCGGAGGCAGTGGTACCTAGAATTGAAGGAATGGAGGAATTTGGAGGGAGTATAATGCATACAAGCTTGTATAAAAGTGGGGAGATATTTAGAGGGAAAAAAGTGTTGGTAGTTGGATGTGGGAATTCAGGAATGGAGGTGTGTTTGGATCTGTGTAATCATGATGCAAGCCCTTCACTTGTGGTCAGAGATACT GTGCACGTCCTACCACGAGAGATGCTGGGGAAATCAACTTTTGGGCTATCGATGTGGTTACTAAAGTGGTTGCCCATACGACTTGTTGATCGATTTCTGTTGATTATATCTCGGTTATTGCTCGGCGACACAGCTCGACTCGGCTTGGATCGGCCTGAAATTGGACCCTTAGAGCTAAAAAACTTGTCCGGAAAAACACCGGTACTCGACGTTGGGACACTAGCTAAGATTAAAAGCGGAGACATTAGGGTACGTTACTATTTGTCTATGCATTTTGATAAAGAAATATCATGGATTATGTATCAAATCACCTTTTTTCAGTACTTTGTTtga